One Poecile atricapillus isolate bPoeAtr1 chromosome 29, bPoeAtr1.hap1, whole genome shotgun sequence genomic window carries:
- the ANK1 gene encoding ankyrin-1 isoform X9 — protein MAARKGRSSPDVAADAATSFLRAARSGNLDKALDHLRNGVDINTCNQNGLNALHLASKEGHVKMVVELLHKEIVLETTTKKGNTALHIAALAGQQDVVRELVNYGANVNAQSQKGFTPLYMAAQENHLEVVKFLLENGANQNVATEDGFTPLAVALQQGHENVVAHLINYGTKGKVRLPALHIAARNDDTRTAAVLLQNDPNADVLSKTGFTPLHIAAHYENLSVAQLLLNRGASVNFTPQNGITPLHIASRRGNIIMVRLLLDRGAQIETRTKDELTPLHCAARNGHVRIAEILLDHGAPIQAKTKNGLSPIHMAAQGDHLDCVRLLLQYSADIDDITLDHLTPLHVAAHCGHHRVAKLLVEKGAKPNSRALNGFTPLHIACKKNHIRVMELLLKTGASIDAVTESGLTPLHVAAFMGHLPIVKTLLQRGASPNVSNVKVETPLHMAARAGHTDVAKYLLQNKAKANAKAKDDQTPLHCAARIGHTGMVKLLLENNANPNLATTAGHTPLHITAREGHMDTALALLEKGASQTCMTKKGFTPLHVAAKYGKVDVAELLLAHDAHPNASGKNGLTPLHVAVHHNNLEIVKLLLPKGSSPHNSAWNGYTPLHIAAKQNQMEVASSLLQYGASANAESMQGVTPLHLASQEGHADMVALLFSKQANGNLGNKSGLTPLHLAAQEGHVLVADVLVKHGVTVDAMTRMGYTPLHVASHYGNIKLVKFLLQHQADVNAKTKLGYTPLHQAAQQGHTDVVTLLLKHGASPNEISTNGTTPLAIAKRLGYISVTDVLKIVTEETDIPSVGDKHRMSFPETVDEILDVSEDEGTAHVTVMEEELIAPKPKTPDLGDQEGKRERLEFMTTAILEQTVESPAVLQVPCIPPETVVTRAEETEQVGPVETEAEQVSLLHAPSVSPQEPSKEFDEDSLIPSSPATETSDNISPVASPVHTGFLVSFMVDARGGSMRGSRHHGLRVVIPPRACAAPTRITCRLVKPQKLPAPPPLAEEEGLSSRIIALGPAGAQFLSPVIVEIPHFASYGRGDRELVVLRSENGSVWKEHRNRYEESYMDQLLNGMDEELESREELDKKRVCRIITTDFPLYFVVMSRICQDCDMIGPEGGCLKSTLVPMVQATFPDTAVTKRVRLALQAQPVPDELVTKLLGNQATFSPIVTVEPRRRKFHRPIGLRIPLPPSWKDNPRDSGEGDTTSLRLLCSVIGGTAQAQWEDITGTTKLVYENECANFTTNVSARFWLADCPRTAEAVHFATMLYKELTAVPYMAKFVVFAKMNDAREGRLRCYCMTDDKVDKTLEQHENFTEVARSRDIEVVEGMPLHVELSGNLVPVKKAAQPRTFLFQSFRENRLVIPIKVRDSSREASGSLSFLRKAMKYEDLQHVLCHLNISIPPCTKGSGSDERRRTLTPLSLRERYSILSETSFGSLSSTDKADQKMVDIAEQLGLSWAELARELQFGVDDINRIRVENPNSLLEQSIALLNLWASREGKNVKIENLYTALRNIDRSEIVNMLEGSGRLSRSLKGSWRYTDRDYSLSPSQMNGYASLQDELLSPASLHYTLPSPLRADQYWNEVAIMDAIPMAATEQDALMEMSDMQVWSSGLTPSLVTAEDSSLECSKAEDSDATSEGRFPGQLLADAHGPDHMGSMDLVEDDTVDSDAMNGLIDLLEEEGQRPEGKMPSGDHQPGTGEQDPESEVSFVSVQQKVQARIMTSPTFSHAVEKSADRT, from the exons ATGGCAGCACGAAAGGGCAGGTCCAGTCCAGACGTGGCT GCTGATGCTGCAACCAGTTTCTTGAGAGCTGCAAGATCTGGGAATCTGGACAAAGCCTTGGATCACCTCAGGAATGGGGTAGATATTAACACCTGTAACCAG AATGGGCTGAACGCCTTGCACCTGGCCTCCAAGGAGGGCCATGTGAAAATGGtggtggagctgctgcacaAGGAAATAGTTTTGGAGACAACAACCAAG AAGGgaaacacagccctgcacaTTGCTGCCTTGGCTGGACAACAGGACGTGGTCCGGGAGCTGGTGAACTATGGGGCCAACGTCAATGCACAGTCCCAG AAAGGCTTCACACCCCTCTACATGGCAGCGCAAGAGAACCACCTGGAAGTTGTgaaattcctgctggaaaatGGAGCCAACCAGAATGTAGCCACAGAG GATGGCTTCACTCCACTAGCTGTGGCTCTCCAGCAAGGACATGAAAATGTGGTTGCTCATCTTATCAACTATGGGACAAAGGGTAAGGTCCGTCTGCCTGCCCTGCACATCGCAGCCCGCAATGATGACACTCGCACAGccgctgtgctgctgcagaatgACCCCAATGCCGATGTCCTCTCCAAG ACTGGATTCACCCCTTTGCACATTGCAGCCCACTATGAGAATCTCAGTGTGGCCCAGTTACTACTGAACCGTGGAGCCAGTGTCAACTTCACACCCCAG AATGGGATCACTCCCCTGCACATAGCTTCCCGCCGGGGCAACATCATCATGGTGCGGCTGCTGCTGGACCGCGGGGCCCAGATAGAAACAAGGACCAAG GATGAGCTGACCCCTCTCCACTGTGCAGCACGCAATGGACATGTGAGAATTGCAGAGATCCTGCTGGACCATGGGGCTCCCATTCAAGCCAAAACCAAG AACGGCTTGTCGCCGATCCACATGGCAGCACAGGGTGACCACCTGGACTGCGTCCGCCTGCTCCTGCAGTACAGCGCTGACATTGACGACATCACCCTGGACCACCTCACGCCCCTGCACGTGGCTGCACACTGTGGACACCACCGTGTGGCCAAGCTGCTGGTGGAGAAGGGGGCCAAGCCCAACTCTCGAGCCCTG AATGGCTTCACGCCCCTCCATATTGCCTGCAAGAAAAACCACATCCGtgtgatggagctgctgctgaagacaGGTGCCTCCATTGACGCTGTCACAGAG TCCGGCCTGACCCCCCTGCATGTGGCTGCCTTCATGGGACACCTGCCCATTGTCAAGACTCTGCTGCAGCGTGGAGCCTCTCCTAATGTATCCAACGTG AAAGTAGAGACTCCTCTACACATGGCAGCCCGAGCTGGGCACACAGATGTGGCCAAGTACCTGCTGCAGAACAAAGCCAAAGCCAATGCTAAGGCCAAG GATGACCAGACtcctctgcactgtgctgcACGCATTGGCCACACTGGCATGGTCAAACTCCTTTTGGAGAACAACGCCAACCCCAACCTGGCCACCACAGCAGGGCACACACCCCTGCACATCACTGCCAGAGAGGGGCACAtggacacagccctggccctgctggagaAGGGAGCCTCTCAGACCTGCATGACCAAG AAAGGATTTACCCCTCTCCACGTTGCAGCCAAGTATGGAAAGGTGGATGTGGCAGAGTTGCTGTTGGCACATGACGCTCACCCCAATGCATCAGGGAAG AATGGCCTGACTCCACTGCATGTGGCTGTGCACCACAACAACCTGGAGATTGTCAAACTCCTGCTTCCCAAGGGGAGCTCCCCACACAACTCAGCCTGG AATGGGTACACCCCCCTTCACATCGCTGCCAAGCAGAACCAGATGGAAGTGGCCAGCAGCCTGCTGCAGTATGGGGCTTCTGCAAATGCTGAGTCTATGCAGGGAGTCACTCCCCTCCACCTGGCTTCCCAGGAGGGCCATGCAGACATGGTGGCACTGCTTTTCTCCAAACAAGCCAACGGCAACCTAGGCAACAAG AGTGGCCTGACTCCTCTCCATCTTGCAGCCCAAGAGGGGCATGTGCTAGTTGCTGATGTTCTAGTGAAACATGGAGTCACAGTGGATGCAATGACCAGG ATGGGCTATACCCCGCTGCATGTGGCCAGCCATTATGGGAACATCAAGCTGGTGAAATTCTTGCTGCAGCACCAAGCGGATGTCAATGCTAAGACTAAG CTGGGCTACACCCCCCTGCAccaagcagcacagcagggccacACGGATGTGGTAACACTGCTGCTGAAGCATGGCGCATCCCCCAACGAGATCAGCACG AATGGCACCACTCCCCTGGCCATTGCAAAGCGGCTTGGCTACATTTCTGTCACAGACGTGCTCAAGATTGTCACAGAGGAAACCGACATCCCG tCAGTTGGCGACAAGCACCGCATGAGCTTCCCAGAGACCGTAGATGAGATTCTGGATGTATCAGAGGATGAAG GCACTGCTCATGTCACAGTAATGG AGGAAGAGCTGATTGCACCAAAACCCAAGACACCTGATCTCGGAGACCAGGAAGGCAAAAGGGAGAGACTGGAGTTCATGACCACAGCGATACTAGAGCAAAC GGTGGAGTCTCCAGCTGTCCTGCAGGTCCCCTGCATCCCACCTGAAACTGTAGTGACCAGAGCTGAGGAGACTGAGCAGGTAGGACCTGTGGAGACAGAAGCTGAGCAAGTCAGCCTGCTGCATGCACCCTCGGTGTCCCCACAGGAG CCCTCCAAAGAGTTCGACGAGGACTCCCTGAtccccagcagccctgccaCTGAGACCTCGGATAACATCAGCCCGGTGGCCAGCCCTGTGCACACGGG GTTCCTGGTAAGCTTCATGGTGGATGCTCGTGGTGGCTCCATGCGGGGCAGCCGGCACCATGGTCTGCGTGTGGTCATCCCGCCCCGTGCCTGTGCTGCACCGACCCGCATCACCTGCCGCCTGGTGAAGCCCCAAAAGCTACCTGCACCCCCACCACTGGCTGAGGAGGAGGGTCTGAGCAGTCGGATCATTGCTCTGGGGCCTGCTGGTGCCCAATTCCTCAg CCCTGTCATTGTGGAGATTCCACACTTTGCCTCGTATGGACGTGGAGACCGTGAGCTGGTAGTGCTGCGCAGTGAGAACGGCTCTGTCTGGAAGGAGCACCGCAACCGCTATGAGGAGAGCTACATGGACCAGCTGCTCAATGGCATGGACGAGG agctggagagccGGGAGGAGCTGGATAAGAAGAGGGTCTGCCGCATCATCACCACCGACTTCCCTCTCTACTTCGTGGTCATGTCCCGGATTTGCCAGGACTGTGATATGATTGGCCCTGAAGGAGGGTGTTTGAAAAGCACACTGGTGCCCATGGTACAGGCCACCTTCCCAGACACTGCTGTCACCAAAAGAGTGAGGCTGGCCCTGCAG gcacagcctgtgcctgaTGAGTTGGTGACTAAGCTGCTGGGGAACCAAGCGACCTTCAGCCCCATTGTCACAGTGGAGCCACGACGGAGGAAGTTTCACCGCCCCATTGGCCTCCGTATCCCACTGCCACCATCCTGGAAGGACAATCCCCGAGACAGTGGTGAGGGTGACACCACCAGCCTACgtctgctctgcagtgtgatTG gagggacagcccAAGCCCAGTGGGAAGACATAACAGGCACCACAAAGCTGGTCTATGAAAATGAGTGTGCTAACTTTACCACCAATGTGTCTGCCAG GTTCTGGCTGGCCGACTGCCCACGCACAGCTGAGGCTGTGCACTTTGCCACCATGCTGTACAAAGAGCTGACAGCCGTGCCCTACATGGCCAAATTTGTGGTGTTTGCCAAGATGAACGATGCACGAGAAGGCCGGCTGCGCTGCTACTGCATGACTGATGACAAGGTTGACAAGACTTTAGAGCAGCATGAGAACTTCACTGAGGTGGCCCGCAGCAGGGACATTGAG GTGGTGGAGGGAATGCCTTTGCATGTCGAACTCTCAGGGAACCTGGTGCCTGTCAAGAAGGCTGCTCAGCCCCGCACCTTCCTCTTCCAGTCCTTCCGGGAGAATCGTCTTGTCATCCCCATCAAG GTCCGGGACAGCAGCCGGGAAGCCAGTGGCTCCCTGTCTTTCTTGCGCAAGGCCATGAAATACGAAGACCTCCAGCATGTGCTCTGCCACCTGAACATCAGCATACCACCCTGCACCAAG GGCAGTGGCAGTGATGAGCGAAGGAGGACACTGACGCCATTGTCTCTGCGGGAGCGATACAGCATTCTAAGTGAGACCAGTTTTG GGTCTCTGAGCAGCACAGACAAGGCAGACCAGAAGATGGTTGACATAGCAGAACAGCTGGGCCTCAGCTGGGCCG agctggcacGTGAGCTGCAGTTTGGGGTGGATGACATCAACAGGATACGTGTGGAGAACCCCAACTCCCTTCTGGAGCAGAGCATAGCCTTACTCAACCTCTGGGCCAGCCGCGAGGGCAAGAATGTCAAGA TTGAGAACCTGTACACGGCACTGAGGAACATTGACCGCAGCGAGATTGTCAACATGCTGGAGGGCTCGGGTCGGCTGAGCCGCAGCCTGAAGGGAAGCTGGCGCTACACGGACAGAGACTACTCCCTCTCACCATCCCAGATGAATG GTTACGCTTCACTGCAGGACgagctgctgtcccctgcctcCCTGCATTACACACTGCCATCCCCGCTGCGTGCCGACCAGTACTGGAATGAGGTGGCCATCATGGATGCTATCCCCATGGCTGCCACTGAGCAGGATGCCCTGATGGAGATGTCCGACATGCAGGTGTGGTCCTCAGGGCTCACCCCCTCGCTGGTGACTGCTGAGGACTCCTCTCTGGAGTGCAGCAAGGCTGAGGACTCGGATGCCACAAGCGAAGGCCGGTTCCCAGGGCAACTTCTAGCAGATGCTCATGGCCCAGACCACATGGGCTCTATGGACCTGGTTGAGGATGACACAGTGGACTCAGATGCCATGAATGGCCTGATTGACCTTCTAGAGGAGGAGGGGCAGAGGCCAGAGGGGAAGATGCCATCTGGTGATCATCAACCAGGGACTGGGGAGCAGGACCCGGAGAGTGAAGTCTCTtttgtttcagttcagcagaAGGTGCAAGCCAGGATCATGACATCACCTACCTTTAGCCATGCTGTGGAGAAGAGTGCAGACAG
- the ANK1 gene encoding ankyrin-1 isoform X8 — MAARKGRSSPDVAADAATSFLRAARSGNLDKALDHLRNGVDINTCNQNGLNALHLASKEGHVKMVVELLHKEIVLETTTKKGNTALHIAALAGQQDVVRELVNYGANVNAQSQKGFTPLYMAAQENHLEVVKFLLENGANQNVATEDGFTPLAVALQQGHENVVAHLINYGTKGKVRLPALHIAARNDDTRTAAVLLQNDPNADVLSKTGFTPLHIAAHYENLSVAQLLLNRGASVNFTPQNGITPLHIASRRGNIIMVRLLLDRGAQIETRTKDELTPLHCAARNGHVRIAEILLDHGAPIQAKTKNGLSPIHMAAQGDHLDCVRLLLQYSADIDDITLDHLTPLHVAAHCGHHRVAKLLVEKGAKPNSRALNGFTPLHIACKKNHIRVMELLLKTGASIDAVTESGLTPLHVAAFMGHLPIVKTLLQRGASPNVSNVKVETPLHMAARAGHTDVAKYLLQNKAKANAKAKDDQTPLHCAARIGHTGMVKLLLENNANPNLATTAGHTPLHITAREGHMDTALALLEKGASQTCMTKKGFTPLHVAAKYGKVDVAELLLAHDAHPNASGKNGLTPLHVAVHHNNLEIVKLLLPKGSSPHNSAWNGYTPLHIAAKQNQMEVASSLLQYGASANAESMQGVTPLHLASQEGHADMVALLFSKQANGNLGNKSGLTPLHLAAQEGHVLVADVLVKHGVTVDAMTRMGYTPLHVASHYGNIKLVKFLLQHQADVNAKTKLGYTPLHQAAQQGHTDVVTLLLKHGASPNEISTNGTTPLAIAKRLGYISVTDVLKIVTEETDIPSVGDKHRMSFPETVDEILDVSEDEGTAHVTVMEEELIAPKPKTPDLGDQEGKRERLEFMTTAILEQTVESPAVLQVPCIPPETVVTRAEETEQVGPVETEAEQVSLLHAPSVSPQEPSKEFDEDSLIPSSPATETSDNISPVASPVHTGFLVSFMVDARGGSMRGSRHHGLRVVIPPRACAAPTRITCRLVKPQKLPAPPPLAEEEGLSSRIIALGPAGAQFLSPVIVEIPHFASYGRGDRELVVLRSENGSVWKEHRNRYEESYMDQLLNGMDEELESREELDKKRVCRIITTDFPLYFVVMSRICQDCDMIGPEGGCLKSTLVPMVQATFPDTAVTKRVRLALQAQPVPDELVTKLLGNQATFSPIVTVEPRRRKFHRPIGLRIPLPPSWKDNPRDSGEGDTTSLRLLCSVIGGTAQAQWEDITGTTKLVYENECANFTTNVSARFWLADCPRTAEAVHFATMLYKELTAVPYMAKFVVFAKMNDAREGRLRCYCMTDDKVDKTLEQHENFTEVARSRDIEVVEGMPLHVELSGNLVPVKKAAQPRTFLFQSFRENRLVIPIKVRDSSREASGSLSFLRKAMKYEDLQHVLCHLNISIPPCTKGSGSDERRRTLTPLSLRERYSILSETSFGSLSSTDKADQKMVDIAEQLGLSWAELARELQFGVDDINRIRVENPNSLLEQSIALLNLWASREGKNVKIENLYTALRNIDRSEIVNMLEGSGRLSRSLKGSWRYTDRDYSLSPSQMNGYASLQDELLSPASLHYTLPSPLRADQYWNEVAIMDAIPMAATEQDALMEMSDMQVWSSGLTPSLVTAEDSSLECSKAEDSDATSEGRFPGQLLADAHGPDHMGSMDLVEDDTVDSDAMNGLIDLLEEEGQRPEGKMPSGDHQPGTGEQDPESEVSFVSVQQKVQARIMTSPTFSHAVEKSADRYYSLGHQGDHG; from the exons ATGGCAGCACGAAAGGGCAGGTCCAGTCCAGACGTGGCT GCTGATGCTGCAACCAGTTTCTTGAGAGCTGCAAGATCTGGGAATCTGGACAAAGCCTTGGATCACCTCAGGAATGGGGTAGATATTAACACCTGTAACCAG AATGGGCTGAACGCCTTGCACCTGGCCTCCAAGGAGGGCCATGTGAAAATGGtggtggagctgctgcacaAGGAAATAGTTTTGGAGACAACAACCAAG AAGGgaaacacagccctgcacaTTGCTGCCTTGGCTGGACAACAGGACGTGGTCCGGGAGCTGGTGAACTATGGGGCCAACGTCAATGCACAGTCCCAG AAAGGCTTCACACCCCTCTACATGGCAGCGCAAGAGAACCACCTGGAAGTTGTgaaattcctgctggaaaatGGAGCCAACCAGAATGTAGCCACAGAG GATGGCTTCACTCCACTAGCTGTGGCTCTCCAGCAAGGACATGAAAATGTGGTTGCTCATCTTATCAACTATGGGACAAAGGGTAAGGTCCGTCTGCCTGCCCTGCACATCGCAGCCCGCAATGATGACACTCGCACAGccgctgtgctgctgcagaatgACCCCAATGCCGATGTCCTCTCCAAG ACTGGATTCACCCCTTTGCACATTGCAGCCCACTATGAGAATCTCAGTGTGGCCCAGTTACTACTGAACCGTGGAGCCAGTGTCAACTTCACACCCCAG AATGGGATCACTCCCCTGCACATAGCTTCCCGCCGGGGCAACATCATCATGGTGCGGCTGCTGCTGGACCGCGGGGCCCAGATAGAAACAAGGACCAAG GATGAGCTGACCCCTCTCCACTGTGCAGCACGCAATGGACATGTGAGAATTGCAGAGATCCTGCTGGACCATGGGGCTCCCATTCAAGCCAAAACCAAG AACGGCTTGTCGCCGATCCACATGGCAGCACAGGGTGACCACCTGGACTGCGTCCGCCTGCTCCTGCAGTACAGCGCTGACATTGACGACATCACCCTGGACCACCTCACGCCCCTGCACGTGGCTGCACACTGTGGACACCACCGTGTGGCCAAGCTGCTGGTGGAGAAGGGGGCCAAGCCCAACTCTCGAGCCCTG AATGGCTTCACGCCCCTCCATATTGCCTGCAAGAAAAACCACATCCGtgtgatggagctgctgctgaagacaGGTGCCTCCATTGACGCTGTCACAGAG TCCGGCCTGACCCCCCTGCATGTGGCTGCCTTCATGGGACACCTGCCCATTGTCAAGACTCTGCTGCAGCGTGGAGCCTCTCCTAATGTATCCAACGTG AAAGTAGAGACTCCTCTACACATGGCAGCCCGAGCTGGGCACACAGATGTGGCCAAGTACCTGCTGCAGAACAAAGCCAAAGCCAATGCTAAGGCCAAG GATGACCAGACtcctctgcactgtgctgcACGCATTGGCCACACTGGCATGGTCAAACTCCTTTTGGAGAACAACGCCAACCCCAACCTGGCCACCACAGCAGGGCACACACCCCTGCACATCACTGCCAGAGAGGGGCACAtggacacagccctggccctgctggagaAGGGAGCCTCTCAGACCTGCATGACCAAG AAAGGATTTACCCCTCTCCACGTTGCAGCCAAGTATGGAAAGGTGGATGTGGCAGAGTTGCTGTTGGCACATGACGCTCACCCCAATGCATCAGGGAAG AATGGCCTGACTCCACTGCATGTGGCTGTGCACCACAACAACCTGGAGATTGTCAAACTCCTGCTTCCCAAGGGGAGCTCCCCACACAACTCAGCCTGG AATGGGTACACCCCCCTTCACATCGCTGCCAAGCAGAACCAGATGGAAGTGGCCAGCAGCCTGCTGCAGTATGGGGCTTCTGCAAATGCTGAGTCTATGCAGGGAGTCACTCCCCTCCACCTGGCTTCCCAGGAGGGCCATGCAGACATGGTGGCACTGCTTTTCTCCAAACAAGCCAACGGCAACCTAGGCAACAAG AGTGGCCTGACTCCTCTCCATCTTGCAGCCCAAGAGGGGCATGTGCTAGTTGCTGATGTTCTAGTGAAACATGGAGTCACAGTGGATGCAATGACCAGG ATGGGCTATACCCCGCTGCATGTGGCCAGCCATTATGGGAACATCAAGCTGGTGAAATTCTTGCTGCAGCACCAAGCGGATGTCAATGCTAAGACTAAG CTGGGCTACACCCCCCTGCAccaagcagcacagcagggccacACGGATGTGGTAACACTGCTGCTGAAGCATGGCGCATCCCCCAACGAGATCAGCACG AATGGCACCACTCCCCTGGCCATTGCAAAGCGGCTTGGCTACATTTCTGTCACAGACGTGCTCAAGATTGTCACAGAGGAAACCGACATCCCG tCAGTTGGCGACAAGCACCGCATGAGCTTCCCAGAGACCGTAGATGAGATTCTGGATGTATCAGAGGATGAAG GCACTGCTCATGTCACAGTAATGG AGGAAGAGCTGATTGCACCAAAACCCAAGACACCTGATCTCGGAGACCAGGAAGGCAAAAGGGAGAGACTGGAGTTCATGACCACAGCGATACTAGAGCAAAC GGTGGAGTCTCCAGCTGTCCTGCAGGTCCCCTGCATCCCACCTGAAACTGTAGTGACCAGAGCTGAGGAGACTGAGCAGGTAGGACCTGTGGAGACAGAAGCTGAGCAAGTCAGCCTGCTGCATGCACCCTCGGTGTCCCCACAGGAG CCCTCCAAAGAGTTCGACGAGGACTCCCTGAtccccagcagccctgccaCTGAGACCTCGGATAACATCAGCCCGGTGGCCAGCCCTGTGCACACGGG GTTCCTGGTAAGCTTCATGGTGGATGCTCGTGGTGGCTCCATGCGGGGCAGCCGGCACCATGGTCTGCGTGTGGTCATCCCGCCCCGTGCCTGTGCTGCACCGACCCGCATCACCTGCCGCCTGGTGAAGCCCCAAAAGCTACCTGCACCCCCACCACTGGCTGAGGAGGAGGGTCTGAGCAGTCGGATCATTGCTCTGGGGCCTGCTGGTGCCCAATTCCTCAg CCCTGTCATTGTGGAGATTCCACACTTTGCCTCGTATGGACGTGGAGACCGTGAGCTGGTAGTGCTGCGCAGTGAGAACGGCTCTGTCTGGAAGGAGCACCGCAACCGCTATGAGGAGAGCTACATGGACCAGCTGCTCAATGGCATGGACGAGG agctggagagccGGGAGGAGCTGGATAAGAAGAGGGTCTGCCGCATCATCACCACCGACTTCCCTCTCTACTTCGTGGTCATGTCCCGGATTTGCCAGGACTGTGATATGATTGGCCCTGAAGGAGGGTGTTTGAAAAGCACACTGGTGCCCATGGTACAGGCCACCTTCCCAGACACTGCTGTCACCAAAAGAGTGAGGCTGGCCCTGCAG gcacagcctgtgcctgaTGAGTTGGTGACTAAGCTGCTGGGGAACCAAGCGACCTTCAGCCCCATTGTCACAGTGGAGCCACGACGGAGGAAGTTTCACCGCCCCATTGGCCTCCGTATCCCACTGCCACCATCCTGGAAGGACAATCCCCGAGACAGTGGTGAGGGTGACACCACCAGCCTACgtctgctctgcagtgtgatTG gagggacagcccAAGCCCAGTGGGAAGACATAACAGGCACCACAAAGCTGGTCTATGAAAATGAGTGTGCTAACTTTACCACCAATGTGTCTGCCAG GTTCTGGCTGGCCGACTGCCCACGCACAGCTGAGGCTGTGCACTTTGCCACCATGCTGTACAAAGAGCTGACAGCCGTGCCCTACATGGCCAAATTTGTGGTGTTTGCCAAGATGAACGATGCACGAGAAGGCCGGCTGCGCTGCTACTGCATGACTGATGACAAGGTTGACAAGACTTTAGAGCAGCATGAGAACTTCACTGAGGTGGCCCGCAGCAGGGACATTGAG GTGGTGGAGGGAATGCCTTTGCATGTCGAACTCTCAGGGAACCTGGTGCCTGTCAAGAAGGCTGCTCAGCCCCGCACCTTCCTCTTCCAGTCCTTCCGGGAGAATCGTCTTGTCATCCCCATCAAG GTCCGGGACAGCAGCCGGGAAGCCAGTGGCTCCCTGTCTTTCTTGCGCAAGGCCATGAAATACGAAGACCTCCAGCATGTGCTCTGCCACCTGAACATCAGCATACCACCCTGCACCAAG GGCAGTGGCAGTGATGAGCGAAGGAGGACACTGACGCCATTGTCTCTGCGGGAGCGATACAGCATTCTAAGTGAGACCAGTTTTG GGTCTCTGAGCAGCACAGACAAGGCAGACCAGAAGATGGTTGACATAGCAGAACAGCTGGGCCTCAGCTGGGCCG agctggcacGTGAGCTGCAGTTTGGGGTGGATGACATCAACAGGATACGTGTGGAGAACCCCAACTCCCTTCTGGAGCAGAGCATAGCCTTACTCAACCTCTGGGCCAGCCGCGAGGGCAAGAATGTCAAGA TTGAGAACCTGTACACGGCACTGAGGAACATTGACCGCAGCGAGATTGTCAACATGCTGGAGGGCTCGGGTCGGCTGAGCCGCAGCCTGAAGGGAAGCTGGCGCTACACGGACAGAGACTACTCCCTCTCACCATCCCAGATGAATG GTTACGCTTCACTGCAGGACgagctgctgtcccctgcctcCCTGCATTACACACTGCCATCCCCGCTGCGTGCCGACCAGTACTGGAATGAGGTGGCCATCATGGATGCTATCCCCATGGCTGCCACTGAGCAGGATGCCCTGATGGAGATGTCCGACATGCAGGTGTGGTCCTCAGGGCTCACCCCCTCGCTGGTGACTGCTGAGGACTCCTCTCTGGAGTGCAGCAAGGCTGAGGACTCGGATGCCACAAGCGAAGGCCGGTTCCCAGGGCAACTTCTAGCAGATGCTCATGGCCCAGACCACATGGGCTCTATGGACCTGGTTGAGGATGACACAGTGGACTCAGATGCCATGAATGGCCTGATTGACCTTCTAGAGGAGGAGGGGCAGAGGCCAGAGGGGAAGATGCCATCTGGTGATCATCAACCAGGGACTGGGGAGCAGGACCCGGAGAGTGAAGTCTCTtttgtttcagttcagcagaAGGTGCAAGCCAGGATCATGACATCACCTACCTTTAGCCATGCTGTGGAGAAGAGTGCAGACAGGTACTACAGCCTGGGGCACCAGGGTGACCATG